One genomic segment of Roseovarius carneus includes these proteins:
- a CDS encoding ferredoxin:protochlorophyllide reductase (ATP-dependent) subunit N has product MKDQIPATTGCRTAPVLKERGQREVFCGLTGIIWLHRKMQDAFFLVVGSRTCAHLLQSAAGVMIFAEPRFATAILEEGDLAGLKDAHDEIDREVGRLLARRPDIRQLFLVGSCPSEVIKLDLARAAERLTQTHAPHVRVLNYSGSGIETTFTQGEDACLASMVPVLPNTDARELLVVGALPDVVEDQMLALLSDMGIGPVRCLPARARADEIAVGPNSVFALVQPFLGDTHAELERRGARHLPAPFPFGEQGTTAWLRAVADEFGVDAETFARVTDAPRKRARTAIAGAADVLSGKSVFFFPDSQLEIPLARFLTRECGMTAIEVGSPYIHDALHGPDLDLLEAGPQISEGQDVDLQLERVRAARPDLTVCGLGLANPLEAEGLLTKWAIELVFTPVHFYEQAGDLAGLFSRPIRRRARLHLEAAE; this is encoded by the coding sequence ATGAAGGATCAGATCCCCGCCACGACCGGATGCCGCACCGCCCCCGTTTTGAAAGAGCGCGGACAGCGCGAAGTCTTCTGCGGGCTCACCGGGATTATCTGGCTGCACCGCAAGATGCAGGACGCGTTCTTTCTCGTCGTGGGCAGCCGCACCTGCGCGCATCTGCTGCAATCGGCGGCGGGGGTGATGATCTTCGCCGAGCCGCGATTCGCCACGGCGATTCTCGAAGAGGGCGATCTCGCGGGCCTCAAGGATGCGCATGACGAGATTGACCGCGAAGTGGGCCGTCTTCTGGCCCGCCGCCCCGATATTCGCCAGCTCTTTCTGGTGGGCTCATGCCCCTCAGAGGTGATCAAACTGGATCTGGCCCGCGCCGCCGAGCGTCTGACGCAAACCCATGCGCCTCATGTGCGGGTTCTGAACTATTCCGGCTCGGGCATTGAGACGACATTCACCCAAGGCGAGGATGCGTGCCTTGCCTCCATGGTGCCGGTCCTGCCCAACACGGATGCACGCGAATTGCTCGTGGTGGGTGCGCTGCCTGATGTGGTCGAGGACCAGATGCTGGCCCTCTTGTCCGATATGGGCATTGGCCCCGTGCGCTGCCTTCCGGCGCGCGCGCGTGCTGATGAAATCGCCGTCGGGCCGAATTCGGTCTTTGCGCTGGTGCAGCCCTTCCTCGGCGACACCCATGCCGAGCTTGAGCGGCGCGGCGCCCGCCATCTTCCCGCCCCATTCCCCTTTGGTGAGCAGGGCACAACAGCCTGGCTGCGCGCCGTCGCCGATGAATTCGGCGTGGACGCAGAGACCTTCGCCCGTGTCACGGACGCGCCCCGCAAGCGCGCGCGCACCGCCATCGCCGGTGCGGCGGATGTGCTCAGCGGCAAATCGGTGTTCTTCTTCCCCGACAGTCAGCTTGAAATCCCCCTCGCGCGCTTTCTCACGCGCGAATGCGGCATGACCGCCATCGAAGTGGGCAGCCCCTATATCCACGACGCGCTGCACGGCCCCGATCTCGATCTGCTGGAGGCCGGCCCGCAAATCTCGGAAGGGCAGGACGTTGATTTGCAGCTAGAACGCGTGCGCGCCGCGCGCCCTGATCTCACGGTTTGCGGTCTTGGCCTCGCCAACCCGCTGGAGGCCGAAGGTCTGCTGACCAAATGGGCCATCGAATTGGTCTTCACCCCGGTGCATTTCTACGAGCAGGCGGGTGATCTCGCTGGTCTCTTCTCACGCCCCATCCGGCGCCGCGCGCGCCTGCATCTGGAGGCTGCGGAATGA
- the bchL gene encoding ferredoxin:protochlorophyllide reductase (ATP-dependent) iron-sulfur ATP-binding protein yields MALDKSPPILRGQDGEGSVQVHQDDAMKIEGAKVFSVYGKGGIGKSTTSSNLSAAFSMLGKRVLQIGCDPKHDSTFTLTGTLVPTVIDILKDVDFHSEELRPEDFVFEGFNGVKCVEAGGPPAGTGCGGYVVGQTVKLLKQHHMLEDTDVVIFDVLGDVVCGGFAAPLQHADRALIVTANDFDSIYAMNRIIAAVQAKSANYKVRLAGCVANRSKDTDEVDRYCKTVGFNRIAHMPDLDAIRRSRLKKKTLFEMPDEQDVVEVRKEYIRLAETLWAGTDPLAPAPLPDREIFELLGFD; encoded by the coding sequence ATGGCACTTGATAAATCACCCCCCATTTTGCGCGGACAAGACGGCGAAGGCTCGGTGCAGGTCCATCAAGATGACGCGATGAAGATCGAAGGGGCCAAGGTCTTTTCGGTCTATGGCAAAGGCGGGATCGGCAAATCAACGACCTCCTCGAACCTCTCGGCGGCGTTTTCCATGCTGGGCAAGCGGGTTCTTCAGATCGGTTGTGATCCCAAGCATGATAGCACATTCACCCTGACTGGTACGCTGGTGCCCACGGTGATCGACATCCTCAAGGATGTGGATTTCCACTCGGAAGAGCTGCGGCCCGAGGATTTCGTGTTTGAAGGCTTCAACGGCGTGAAATGCGTGGAGGCGGGCGGACCGCCTGCGGGCACCGGGTGTGGCGGCTATGTGGTTGGCCAGACTGTGAAACTTCTCAAGCAGCACCATATGCTGGAAGACACGGACGTTGTGATCTTCGACGTACTGGGCGATGTGGTCTGCGGCGGATTTGCAGCCCCTTTGCAGCATGCGGACCGTGCGCTCATTGTGACGGCCAATGATTTCGACAGCATCTATGCGATGAACCGGATCATTGCCGCTGTGCAGGCCAAATCGGCCAATTACAAAGTGCGTCTGGCAGGCTGTGTTGCCAACCGCTCCAAGGACACTGACGAGGTGGATCGCTATTGCAAGACGGTGGGCTTCAACCGGATCGCGCATATGCCCGATCTCGATGCGATCCGCCGCTCACGCCTGAAGAAAAAGACCCTTTTCGAGATGCCCGACGAGCAAGACGTGGTCGAGGTGCGCAAAGAGTATATCCGCCTCGCCGAGACCCTCTGGGCCGGGACGGACCCTCTTGCGCCTGCGCCATTGCCGGATCGTGAAATCTTTGAGCTTCTTGGGTTCGATTGA
- a CDS encoding magnesium chelatase subunit H, with protein MDHIYRIVIVTVDRHTAGPIERVGPRLAADFPGLEVSVHASAEWGEDPAALEAAQAAVLQADIIVSGVLFLEEHLSAILPQMRARRDACDAFVGIVSDPQIVSLTKMGDLDMSKPASGAMAMLKKLRGTKAPSGGSAAKQMKMLRRLPKILKLIPGKSQDLRAWFLSMQYWLGGSDDNIESFVRFLLSRYARRDEWHGVQADAPVEYPDVGLYHPRLPGHRIITDLDELPKVDAPVATVGLLMLRSYVLASDTAHYDAVIEAFEARGMRVIPAFAGGLDGRPAMDAYFKGIDTLVSLTGFSLVGGPAYNDSDAAVETLKGLDVPYVAAHPLEFQTLGQWAASGQGLGPIETTMLIALPELDGATNPTMFAGRHGTEGCTGCERQCGSHSTSKEMAPCHERITSLAEKTFRLAVLRRKANADKKVGVVLFGFPPNAGAVGTAAHLSVFESLFNTLSRMKSEGYVVDLPDDVDALRKAVLEGNAKQYGQEANVADHVSADHIVRNTPPLAAIEAVWGPAPGKAQSDGRGVFVLGHHFGNVFVGVQPTFGYEGDPMRLLFERGFAPTHAFATFYLWLKNTYKADVVLHFGMHGALEFMPGKQAGLGARDWPDRLIGEMPNIYLYAANNPSEASLAKRRSNAVIITHLTPPLATSGLYKGLLDLKESLKRWREMDAEDAQRAELEVLIHDQAETVDLDGTHPERLWLTLLETEEALIPDGLHIVGRAMSEEARKGHIAHMDLDAEGAARVDRLLAEDHELPALMRALSGHYTPPVAGGDLIRSPDILPTGRNIHAFDPFRMPTAFAMQSGAEQAGVLLDTHEDLPRTVALVLWGSDNIKSDGCGIAQALCLIGARPSFDAYGRLYGAELIPLEELGRPRIDVIMTLSGIFRDLLPLQTRMLAEAALKAAMADEPVEQNFIRAHALQYAAKMGVDMETAALRVFSNAEGAYGSNVNQLVDSSAFGDEDELADAYQARKSFAYGTNGKPAQQSELLQNALADVDVAYQNLESVELGVTTVDHYFDTLGGIARAVKRAKGGADAAVYIGDQTRGGAKVRTLKEQVALETRARNLNPRYFEPLLKHGHEGVRQIEASITNTLGWSATTGQVEPWIYQRLSETFVLDAEMRERLSKLNPQASMRMANRLLEASDRSYWTPDEDTLAGLRDAADALEDRVEGIAAE; from the coding sequence ATGGATCATATCTATCGTATCGTCATCGTGACGGTGGACCGGCATACCGCCGGCCCGATCGAGCGTGTGGGCCCGCGTCTTGCCGCCGATTTTCCCGGTCTTGAGGTCAGCGTCCATGCCTCAGCTGAATGGGGCGAAGACCCGGCTGCGCTCGAGGCCGCACAAGCGGCTGTGCTTCAGGCCGATATCATCGTCTCGGGTGTCTTGTTCCTAGAAGAGCATCTCAGCGCGATCCTGCCCCAGATGCGCGCGCGCCGCGATGCGTGCGACGCCTTTGTCGGGATCGTCTCGGATCCGCAGATCGTCAGCCTGACCAAGATGGGCGATCTGGACATGTCCAAGCCCGCCTCGGGTGCTATGGCGATGCTGAAAAAGCTGCGCGGCACCAAGGCGCCGTCGGGCGGGTCTGCCGCCAAGCAGATGAAGATGCTGCGCCGCCTGCCCAAGATCCTCAAGCTGATCCCCGGCAAGTCTCAGGACCTGCGCGCATGGTTCTTGTCCATGCAATACTGGCTGGGCGGCTCTGACGACAATATCGAGAGCTTCGTGCGTTTCTTGCTGTCGCGTTATGCGCGCCGGGATGAGTGGCACGGTGTGCAGGCCGACGCGCCTGTGGAATACCCTGATGTGGGGCTTTATCACCCGCGTCTGCCGGGCCACCGGATCATCACCGATCTGGACGAGCTGCCCAAGGTCGACGCACCTGTCGCCACCGTGGGTCTTTTGATGTTGCGCTCTTATGTGCTGGCCTCGGACACGGCGCATTATGATGCGGTGATCGAAGCGTTTGAGGCGCGGGGCATGCGCGTCATCCCGGCCTTTGCGGGCGGTCTTGACGGGCGGCCTGCGATGGACGCCTATTTCAAGGGGATCGACACGCTTGTGTCGCTCACCGGGTTCAGCCTTGTAGGCGGGCCTGCCTATAATGATAGCGACGCGGCTGTGGAGACGCTCAAAGGGCTCGACGTGCCTTATGTGGCCGCACATCCTCTGGAGTTTCAGACGCTTGGTCAATGGGCCGCGAGCGGACAGGGGCTTGGCCCTATCGAGACCACGATGCTCATCGCGCTGCCCGAGCTAGACGGGGCGACCAACCCCACGATGTTTGCGGGCCGTCATGGCACCGAGGGTTGCACCGGGTGCGAGCGTCAATGCGGCTCCCATTCTACCTCCAAGGAAATGGCGCCCTGCCACGAGCGGATCACGAGCCTTGCCGAAAAGACATTCCGCTTGGCCGTGCTGCGCCGCAAGGCGAATGCCGACAAGAAGGTCGGCGTGGTTCTTTTTGGGTTCCCGCCCAATGCGGGAGCGGTGGGCACAGCAGCGCATCTCAGCGTTTTTGAGAGCCTTTTCAACACCCTGAGCCGGATGAAGTCCGAAGGCTACGTCGTTGATCTACCTGATGATGTGGACGCGCTGCGCAAGGCCGTTCTGGAAGGCAATGCCAAGCAATATGGCCAAGAGGCCAATGTCGCCGACCATGTGAGCGCCGATCATATCGTGCGCAACACGCCACCGCTGGCCGCCATTGAGGCGGTCTGGGGGCCGGCACCGGGCAAGGCGCAATCGGATGGGCGGGGCGTGTTCGTTCTGGGCCACCATTTCGGCAATGTCTTCGTCGGTGTGCAGCCCACATTCGGCTATGAGGGTGATCCGATGCGGCTCCTCTTTGAGCGCGGTTTTGCCCCGACACATGCGTTTGCCACCTTCTATCTGTGGCTCAAGAACACCTACAAGGCCGATGTGGTGCTGCATTTTGGAATGCACGGCGCGCTGGAATTCATGCCGGGCAAGCAAGCGGGCCTTGGCGCGCGCGACTGGCCTGATCGCCTGATTGGCGAGATGCCGAATATCTATCTTTACGCCGCAAACAACCCGTCCGAGGCCTCGCTGGCCAAGCGCCGGTCCAACGCGGTGATCATCACGCATCTCACTCCGCCTCTGGCCACGTCTGGCCTCTACAAGGGTCTTCTGGACCTCAAGGAGAGCCTGAAACGCTGGCGCGAAATGGACGCCGAGGACGCGCAGCGCGCCGAGCTTGAAGTGCTGATCCATGATCAGGCCGAGACGGTCGATCTTGACGGCACCCACCCCGAGCGGCTCTGGTTGACCCTTCTGGAGACGGAAGAGGCGCTTATCCCTGATGGGTTGCACATCGTGGGCCGCGCCATGAGCGAAGAGGCGCGCAAGGGCCACATCGCTCATATGGATCTGGATGCGGAGGGGGCCGCGCGTGTTGACCGGCTTCTGGCCGAGGATCATGAGCTGCCCGCGCTGATGCGCGCGCTTTCGGGCCATTACACACCTCCGGTGGCGGGCGGCGATCTGATCCGCAGCCCTGACATTCTGCCCACGGGCCGCAATATCCACGCGTTTGATCCTTTCCGCATGCCCACCGCCTTTGCCATGCAAAGCGGCGCGGAGCAGGCGGGTGTGCTTCTTGACACCCATGAAGATCTGCCGCGCACCGTGGCGCTGGTCCTGTGGGGGTCGGACAATATCAAGAGCGACGGCTGCGGCATTGCGCAAGCACTGTGCCTCATAGGCGCGCGCCCCAGCTTTGATGCGTATGGCCGCCTTTACGGGGCCGAGCTTATCCCGCTTGAGGAGCTTGGCCGCCCGCGCATTGACGTGATCATGACGCTGTCGGGTATTTTCCGCGACTTGCTGCCGTTGCAAACACGGATGCTGGCCGAGGCCGCGCTTAAGGCCGCGATGGCCGATGAGCCGGTCGAGCAGAACTTCATCCGCGCCCATGCGCTGCAATACGCGGCCAAGATGGGCGTCGATATGGAAACCGCGGCGTTGCGGGTTTTCTCCAATGCGGAAGGGGCCTACGGCTCCAACGTCAACCAACTGGTCGATAGCAGCGCCTTTGGCGACGAGGACGAGCTGGCGGATGCGTATCAGGCCCGCAAGAGCTTTGCCTACGGCACCAATGGCAAGCCCGCGCAGCAGTCGGAGCTTTTGCAGAACGCACTCGCAGACGTGGATGTGGCCTACCAGAACCTCGAATCTGTCGAGTTGGGCGTGACCACGGTGGATCATTATTTCGACACGCTTGGCGGCATTGCTCGCGCGGTCAAACGCGCCAAGGGCGGGGCGGATGCGGCGGTCTATATCGGCGATCAGACACGGGGCGGCGCAAAGGTGCGCACCCTCAAAGAGCAGGTCGCGCTAGAGACACGCGCCCGCAACCTCAACCCGCGGTATTTTGAGCCGCTTCTGAAGCACGGCCATGAGGGCGTGCGCCAGATCGAGGCGAGCATTACCAACACGCTGGGCTGGTCCGCGACGACCGGTCAGGTGGAGCCGTGGATCTATCAGCGCCTGAGCGAGACATTCGTTCTGGACGCGGAGATGCGCGAACGGCTGAGCAAGTTGAACCCACAGGCCAGCATGCGCATGGCCAACCGTCTGCTGGAAGCCAGCGACCGGTCATACTGGACGCCCGACGAAGACACGCTGGCGGGGCTGCGCGATGCGGCTGATGCGCTGGAAGATCGTGTCGAAGGAATTGCGGCCGAATAG
- the ppsR gene encoding transcriptional regulator PpsR: protein MNSGGTQNWDLGAVPMIEPEMLAEMISTISDLALVIDVDGLILSVLNAPDHSAFSHVKSWESQNIRSTLMPDSIAKFERAMEEHRADPDRQQRAQMNHQSAQPGQDSAVLYSFFDIGPDGAILMMGRDLRPVADLQQQLVNAQIALEQDFERQREYDTRFRVLMKASHDAIVFVSVANGRITDVNGSAAALLGQTSEELTGADFAAIFEDQGKSELMADMAASALSEGNTEVSLVLRGRRRIVLRAAPSFFRAAGERMMLCRLEEQAADRAGKDVLARYMTGLFENGPDALVFANRDGMIVAANDAFLSLTDCAHGTAVKGRSLADFLGRGVVDLKVLLENAARSGRMRLYATKVKGQYDNERSVEISATYLADAAHPAYIFVMRDAEVTDKTRALAGSGPAGDNRKSVVELVGSATLKEIVADTTDVIEKLCIETAVELTDNNRVATAEMLGLSRQSLYVKLRKYGLISRDTD, encoded by the coding sequence ATGAATTCCGGAGGAACGCAAAACTGGGATCTCGGCGCCGTGCCGATGATCGAGCCAGAGATGCTTGCCGAAATGATTTCGACCATTTCGGACCTGGCCTTGGTAATCGATGTGGATGGGCTTATCCTATCCGTTCTCAATGCACCTGATCACAGCGCTTTTTCTCATGTGAAATCATGGGAAAGCCAGAATATCCGCAGCACCCTCATGCCCGATAGCATCGCCAAGTTCGAGCGCGCCATGGAAGAGCATCGCGCGGACCCCGATCGTCAGCAGCGCGCGCAGATGAACCACCAGTCGGCCCAGCCGGGACAAGATTCGGCGGTGCTATATTCCTTTTTCGATATCGGCCCGGATGGTGCCATCTTGATGATGGGCCGCGATCTGCGCCCCGTCGCGGATTTGCAGCAGCAACTGGTCAACGCCCAGATTGCACTTGAGCAAGATTTTGAACGCCAACGCGAATATGACACCCGCTTTCGCGTGCTGATGAAGGCGAGCCATGATGCGATCGTCTTTGTCTCGGTCGCCAATGGGCGCATCACGGACGTCAATGGATCTGCCGCCGCCCTTCTGGGGCAAACCTCGGAAGAACTGACGGGCGCTGATTTCGCCGCCATTTTTGAAGATCAGGGCAAGAGCGAGTTGATGGCCGATATGGCCGCCTCGGCGCTGTCCGAAGGCAATACCGAAGTTTCCTTGGTTCTGCGCGGTCGCCGCCGGATCGTGTTGCGCGCCGCACCGTCGTTTTTTCGGGCCGCGGGGGAGCGTATGATGCTCTGCCGACTTGAAGAACAGGCCGCGGATCGTGCCGGCAAGGATGTGCTGGCGCGGTACATGACCGGCCTGTTTGAGAACGGACCCGATGCGCTGGTCTTTGCCAATCGCGACGGCATGATCGTCGCCGCAAATGACGCCTTCCTCAGCCTCACAGATTGCGCCCATGGCACCGCAGTTAAGGGCCGCAGCCTCGCCGATTTCCTTGGGCGCGGCGTGGTGGACCTTAAGGTTCTGCTGGAAAATGCCGCCCGTTCGGGCCGGATGCGGCTCTACGCAACCAAGGTCAAGGGACAGTATGATAACGAGCGTTCCGTTGAGATTTCCGCGACTTATCTCGCCGATGCCGCCCACCCTGCCTATATTTTCGTCATGCGTGATGCAGAAGTCACCGACAAGACCCGCGCCCTCGCAGGCTCCGGTCCCGCAGGCGATAACCGCAAGTCCGTGGTTGAGCTTGTGGGCAGCGCGACCCTCAAGGAGATCGTCGCGGATACCACTGATGTCATTGAGAAACTCTGCATCGAAACCGCTGTTGAACTTACGGATAACAACCGCGTCGCCACCGCCGAAATGCTCGGCCTCTCGCGGCAGTCTCTTTATGTGAAACTGCGCAAATACGGTTTGATTTCACGCGACACGGACTAG
- a CDS encoding B12-binding domain-containing protein: protein MFIDKLLQSAMGRSEDGHRAVTQQMLEMGISPEAIVDHYIPAAARRMGDEWTDDISSFAEVTIGTARLQALVRELSAVWTADGAVGAASTKGSVIVAVPMEAQHTLGASVVSTRLRREGLSVRLALGVSPDSLKAMLATGSYSAVFISSSLGDGLDAITALVRAIKNHSDGPTIPVVLGGSVAGEPDDLYSRTGAGLVTSDLDEALVFCGLEAG, encoded by the coding sequence GTGTTTATTGATAAATTGCTGCAATCCGCCATGGGCCGTTCAGAAGATGGTCACCGCGCTGTCACCCAGCAAATGCTGGAGATGGGTATCTCACCCGAAGCCATTGTAGATCATTACATTCCCGCAGCCGCCCGCCGCATGGGCGATGAGTGGACCGACGATATCAGCAGCTTTGCCGAAGTGACCATTGGCACGGCCCGGCTTCAGGCGTTGGTGCGGGAATTGTCAGCGGTCTGGACCGCAGATGGCGCGGTGGGCGCTGCAAGCACCAAGGGATCTGTCATCGTGGCGGTCCCGATGGAGGCGCAGCACACTTTGGGTGCCTCGGTCGTCTCGACACGGCTGCGGCGCGAGGGACTTTCCGTGCGCCTCGCCCTTGGGGTCTCTCCCGATTCGCTCAAGGCGATGTTGGCCACGGGAAGCTACAGCGCTGTCTTTATCTCATCGTCGCTTGGCGATGGGCTGGACGCGATAACGGCCCTCGTCAGGGCCATCAAGAACCATTCTGACGGACCGACCATTCCCGTTGTTCTGGGCGGCAGCGTCGCGGGTGAACCCGACGACCTGTATAGCAGAACCGGCGCCGGCCTCGTCACATCCGATCTGGATGAAGCCCTCGTCTTTTGTGGCCTCGAGGCGGGGTGA
- the bchF gene encoding 2-vinyl bacteriochlorophyllide hydratase, whose product MTQHSTSKPVGLLYTAEERARRDATRWTLVQGLLAPAQFLVFVISLVLVIRYLWTGEGYQAATISIIVKTGFLYVIMITGAIWEKVVFGCYLFAPSFFWEDVFSFVVIALHTAYILALFDQSMTTTGLMIIALLAYAAYVVNAGQFIWKLRRARLDAETRGMGSEVTA is encoded by the coding sequence ATGACACAGCATTCGACTTCAAAGCCAGTAGGGCTCCTTTACACTGCAGAAGAGCGCGCGCGCCGTGACGCGACACGCTGGACCCTCGTGCAGGGTCTTTTGGCGCCGGCTCAGTTCTTGGTCTTCGTGATCTCGCTCGTGCTGGTAATCCGGTATCTTTGGACGGGCGAGGGGTATCAGGCGGCGACCATCTCGATCATCGTGAAAACCGGCTTTCTTTACGTGATCATGATCACGGGCGCGATCTGGGAGAAAGTGGTTTTCGGCTGCTATCTTTTCGCGCCATCCTTCTTCTGGGAGGATGTGTTCTCCTTCGTCGTGATCGCGCTGCATACCGCTTATATTCTTGCACTTTTCGACCAATCCATGACCACGACCGGCCTCATGATAATCGCCCTTCTGGCCTATGCAGCCTATGTGGTGAATGCGGGTCAGTTTATCTGGAAGCTGCGCCGCGCCCGGCTTGATGCCGAGACGCGCGGCATGGGCTCCGAGGTGACGGCATGA
- the bchB gene encoding ferredoxin:protochlorophyllide reductase (ATP-dependent) subunit B: MKLTVWTYEGPPHVGAMRVATGMTGLHYVLHAPQGDTYADLLFTMIERRDHRPPVTYTTFQARDLGSDTANLFKTACQDAYDRFQPEAIIVGASCTAELIQDDPGGMAETMNMPVPVIALELPSYSRKENFGCDETFFQIVRHLAKPMARTERITANLIGPTALGFRHRDDIVEVTALLDEMGIDVNVVAPMTSSPSDIARMGAAHFNVLMYPETAEMAARWMEKELDQPFTKTVPIGVGATRDFIAEVAKITGRPARMEESRLRLPWYSKSVDSTYLTGKRVFIFGDGTHARAAARIARDEMGFEVVGLGCYNREFARDIRALAREYNVEALITDDYLEVEAAIEAAAPEMILGTQMERHIGKRLGIPCAVISAPVHVQDFPARYSPQMGIEGANVIFDTWVHPLVMGLEEHLLHMFRDDFEFHDAAGPSHHGGHAPKPMPATADEARRAEEAAAPPERQPNGEVIWLDAAERELKKIPFFVRGKARRNTETFAAEQGISEITLDTLYEAKAHFAR; this comes from the coding sequence ATGAAGCTCACCGTGTGGACATATGAGGGCCCCCCCCATGTCGGTGCGATGCGCGTCGCCACCGGCATGACCGGCCTGCATTACGTGCTGCACGCGCCGCAGGGCGATACATATGCGGATCTTCTCTTCACCATGATCGAGCGGCGCGACCATCGCCCGCCGGTCACCTACACCACGTTTCAGGCCCGCGATCTTGGTTCCGACACGGCGAACCTTTTCAAAACGGCCTGTCAGGATGCCTATGACCGCTTCCAGCCCGAGGCGATCATCGTCGGCGCGTCCTGCACAGCCGAGCTGATCCAGGATGATCCCGGCGGCATGGCCGAGACCATGAACATGCCCGTGCCGGTGATCGCGCTGGAGCTTCCAAGCTACTCGCGCAAGGAAAATTTCGGCTGCGATGAAACGTTTTTCCAGATCGTACGCCACTTGGCGAAGCCGATGGCGCGGACTGAGCGGATCACGGCCAACCTGATAGGCCCCACCGCGCTTGGTTTCCGTCACCGCGACGATATCGTTGAGGTCACGGCCCTTCTGGACGAGATGGGGATCGACGTGAATGTGGTCGCGCCCATGACCTCGTCTCCGTCGGATATTGCCCGCATGGGGGCCGCGCATTTCAACGTTCTGATGTATCCCGAGACGGCTGAAATGGCCGCGCGCTGGATGGAGAAGGAGCTGGATCAGCCTTTCACCAAGACTGTGCCAATCGGGGTAGGGGCCACGCGCGATTTCATCGCCGAGGTGGCCAAGATCACGGGCCGCCCGGCACGCATGGAGGAAAGCCGCCTGCGCCTGCCATGGTATTCCAAATCCGTCGACAGCACGTATCTCACAGGCAAGCGTGTCTTTATCTTTGGCGATGGCACACATGCCCGCGCCGCCGCGCGGATTGCGCGCGACGAGATGGGTTTCGAGGTTGTTGGCCTTGGCTGCTATAACCGCGAATTTGCCCGCGATATCCGCGCTTTGGCGCGTGAATATAATGTCGAAGCGCTGATTACTGATGACTATCTTGAGGTCGAAGCCGCCATTGAGGCCGCCGCACCCGAGATGATCCTCGGCACCCAGATGGAGCGCCATATCGGCAAGCGTCTGGGCATTCCTTGCGCCGTGATCTCGGCACCCGTCCATGTGCAGGATTTCCCCGCGCGCTACTCGCCCCAGATGGGGATCGAGGGTGCCAATGTGATTTTCGACACATGGGTGCATCCGCTCGTGATGGGGCTGGAAGAGCACCTTCTGCACATGTTCCGCGATGATTTTGAATTCCACGACGCCGCGGGCCCAAGCCACCATGGCGGCCACGCCCCGAAGCCGATGCCGGCCACCGCCGATGAGGCCCGCAGGGCCGAGGAGGCCGCCGCCCCGCCCGAGCGCCAGCCCAATGGCGAGGTTATTTGGCTCGATGCCGCCGAGCGCGAATTGAAAAAGATCCCGTTCTTCGTGCGTGGCAAGGCCCGCCGGAACACAGAAACCTTCGCCGCCGAGCAAGGCATCTCTGAGATCACCCTAGACACCCTTTATGAGGCGAAAGCACACTTTGCGCGATAA
- the bchM gene encoding magnesium protoporphyrin IX methyltransferase: protein MDKSATYDATRDRVEHYFDRSATKVWERLTSDAPVSGVRATVRAGRDRMRDLMLAQLPADLHGARVLDAGCGTGAMAVELATRGADVVAVDISPELIKIAEARCPDGLRGQITFASGDMLSPELGQFDHALAMDSMIYYGASSVARMLAGVAPRITTSMIFTLAPRTPLLMTMWRVGKIFPSSDRSPSMIPESCARVSKALETLGAGGSLREIERINSGFYISTALEFRP, encoded by the coding sequence ATGGACAAGAGCGCCACATATGACGCGACGCGGGACCGGGTTGAGCATTACTTTGACCGCTCGGCCACCAAGGTCTGGGAGCGTCTGACATCAGACGCGCCTGTCTCGGGCGTGCGTGCCACTGTGCGCGCAGGCCGGGACCGCATGCGCGATCTGATGCTGGCGCAATTGCCTGCCGATCTGCATGGCGCGCGGGTGTTGGATGCGGGTTGCGGCACGGGCGCGATGGCGGTTGAGCTTGCGACGCGCGGCGCTGATGTGGTGGCCGTTGATATCTCGCCCGAGCTGATCAAGATCGCCGAGGCGCGCTGCCCGGACGGATTGCGCGGGCAGATTACGTTTGCGTCTGGCGATATGCTGAGCCCGGAACTGGGTCAGTTTGACCACGCGCTGGCGATGGACAGCATGATTTATTATGGCGCGAGTAGCGTGGCGCGGATGCTGGCGGGCGTGGCGCCACGCATCACGACCTCGATGATCTTCACGCTGGCCCCCCGCACGCCACTTTTGATGACCATGTGGCGCGTGGGCAAGATTTTCCCAAGCTCGGACCGGTCCCCTTCGATGATCCCCGAAAGCTGTGCACGTGTCTCCAAGGCTTTGGAAACCCTTGGGGCAGGCGGCAGCCTGCGCGAGATTGAGCGCATCAACTCGGGCTTCTACATTTCCACCGCCCTGGAGTTTCGGCCATGA